One Nitrospira sp. DNA window includes the following coding sequences:
- a CDS encoding radical SAM protein has product MGKSLPILNIPSMTGSLGAFQQQITQFFTPGPKGQGVNDGRTVDDFKPYLVALNLTKRCNLKCDHCYLDATTKAAGGDDELSTEECYKLIDQIAEVNKGCLLVITGGEPLVRPDILDIARHAVKLGFMVVFGTNGMLINDQMAKTLVEIGVMGVGISIDSLDAAKHNQFRGVPGAWEAAVAGIEASKRNGLQFQVHFSAQPMNYQELPAVLEWSHNLGARVLNVFFMVCTGRGEELTDITPAQYEEVLGYLIDCQDNYKGMLVRARCAPHFKRLAYEKDPNSPITKATGYMGGGCLAGTNYARVTPNGELTPCPYMPLSAGNIREKSFVDLWEKSDVFNSFRYPQLKGKCGDCEYTDICGGCRARPYVDHGDWLDEDEWCLYTPKGGEKIKVAFNTPEESEVAWDEASSLRLSRIPYFLRAMVKKGVDKHARENNVPLVTIELMEELRKKRFGNDAPVFKFDRET; this is encoded by the coding sequence GGCCCCAAAGGCCAAGGGGTGAACGACGGGCGGACCGTTGACGACTTCAAGCCCTACCTTGTCGCGCTGAACCTCACCAAGCGCTGCAATCTGAAATGCGACCATTGCTACCTCGACGCCACCACCAAAGCGGCGGGCGGGGACGACGAACTGAGCACGGAAGAGTGCTACAAGCTCATCGATCAGATTGCCGAGGTGAACAAAGGCTGTCTCCTGGTCATCACGGGCGGTGAACCGCTGGTGCGGCCTGATATTCTGGACATTGCCCGGCATGCGGTGAAGCTCGGCTTCATGGTGGTCTTCGGCACCAACGGCATGCTCATCAACGATCAGATGGCCAAGACCTTGGTCGAGATCGGTGTGATGGGTGTGGGCATCAGCATCGATTCACTGGATGCGGCGAAACACAACCAGTTCCGCGGAGTCCCCGGGGCCTGGGAAGCGGCGGTCGCAGGCATCGAAGCCTCCAAACGCAATGGGCTGCAGTTCCAAGTCCATTTCAGCGCCCAGCCCATGAACTATCAAGAATTGCCCGCGGTCCTTGAATGGTCTCACAACCTCGGCGCCCGTGTCTTGAACGTCTTCTTCATGGTCTGTACCGGCCGTGGCGAGGAACTCACCGATATCACACCGGCTCAATATGAAGAAGTCCTGGGCTATCTGATCGACTGCCAGGACAATTACAAAGGCATGCTGGTCCGCGCCCGTTGCGCCCCCCATTTCAAGCGGCTGGCCTACGAGAAGGATCCCAACTCGCCGATTACCAAAGCGACCGGCTACATGGGCGGAGGCTGCCTCGCTGGAACCAATTATGCCCGCGTGACACCGAATGGCGAACTGACCCCCTGCCCCTACATGCCGCTGTCGGCCGGCAATATCCGCGAGAAGAGCTTCGTCGACCTCTGGGAAAAATCCGATGTCTTCAACTCATTCCGCTACCCGCAACTGAAGGGGAAATGCGGCGACTGTGAATACACCGACATCTGCGGAGGCTGTCGGGCCCGTCCCTATGTGGATCATGGCGATTGGCTGGACGAAGACGAATGGTGCCTCTACACCCCCAAGGGTGGCGAAAAGATCAAAGTGGCCTTTAACACCCCGGAAGAATCGGAAGTCGCCTGGGATGAGGCCTCCTCACTCAGACTCAGCCGCATCCCCTATTTCCTCCGGGCGATGGTCAAGAAGGGCGTCGACAAGCATGCCCGCGAGAATAATGTCCCGCTGGTCACCATCGAATTGATGGAAGAATTGCGGAAGAAACGCTTTGGCAATGACGCGCCGGTCTTCAAATTCGACCGTGAGACGTAA